A window of the Synechococcus sp. JA-3-3Ab genome harbors these coding sequences:
- a CDS encoding single-stranded DNA-binding protein, whose translation MSLNLVTLVGRAGMDPEVRYFESGRVVCTFSLAVNRFRKGEDKPDWFNLELWGRTAEVAGEYVRKGSLIGVTGSLKFDRWKDKSTGEDRQRPVIAVDRLELLGSRQDREADLPAEEPF comes from the coding sequence ATGAGCCTGAACTTGGTGACCTTGGTGGGGCGAGCCGGCATGGATCCGGAGGTGCGCTACTTTGAGTCGGGCAGGGTGGTGTGTACCTTTAGCTTGGCGGTGAACCGCTTCCGCAAAGGCGAAGACAAGCCCGATTGGTTCAACCTAGAGCTGTGGGGGCGCACCGCCGAGGTGGCCGGAGAATATGTGCGCAAGGGCAGCCTCATTGGGGTAACCGGCAGCCTCAAGTTCGATCGCTGGAAAGACAAATCCACCGGTGAGGATCGCCAAAGACCCGTCATTGCCGTAGATCGCCTCGAACTCCTGGGATCTCGTCAAGACCGGGAGGCTGACCTGCCCGCCGAGGAGCCGTTTTGA
- a CDS encoding NAD(P)H-quinone oxidoreductase subunit 5 — MEFIYAYAWLIPVYPLVAAFLLGLGILLFNAWTRANRSLAAFLSVFATGTAMVHAFALLAGQVQGHETVLKTLTWAQAGSFSLDMGFVVDHLSAMMLVVVTTVAFLVQIYSDGYMAHDPGYVRFYAYLSLFASSMLGLVVSPNLVQIYVFWELVGMCSYLLIGFWYERQAAAEAAQKAFVVNRVGDFGLLLGILGFYWISGTFGFEELACNVEQMVANGAVSSSLVALFAVLVFLGPVAKSAQFPLHVWLPDAMEGPTPISALIHAATMVAAGVFLLARMFPLLEGIPPVMDLIAWTGAGTAFLGASIAITQNDIKKGLAYSTISQLGYMVMAMGSGAYGASLFHLMTHAYFKALLFLGSGSVIHGMEAVVGHDPVLAQDMRLMGGLRKFMPVTAFTFLIGTLAICGIPPFAGFWSKDEILAAVFERNPALWGVGFLTAGITAFYMFRIYFLTFEGEFRGTNLKLRQEVAVSQGRPVPAFAYAFAGKEAAYGPGAMNIYEKPQPSSHPEAGGEGHEGHGHAAEPHESPASMTIPLVALAVPSVLIGLVGTPFANFFEAFIHAPGESAAETGWAQVAAEWQAVLAGHFDWAEFLIMAGSSVGIGLIGIALAGLIYWQKRIDPSTFPQSLQPLYYFSLNKWYIDDLYERVFVRGTRFVAREALEVDSRIVDGVVNLTGLATMVGGEVMKYLENGKAQFYALIIFAAVVVMVVLSGVGV, encoded by the coding sequence ATGGAATTCATCTACGCATACGCCTGGTTGATCCCCGTTTATCCGTTGGTGGCGGCTTTTTTACTCGGCTTGGGCATTTTGCTGTTCAATGCCTGGACAAGGGCCAACCGCTCTCTGGCCGCCTTCTTGAGCGTGTTCGCGACGGGAACGGCGATGGTTCACGCCTTTGCCCTCTTGGCCGGCCAAGTGCAGGGCCATGAGACCGTTCTCAAAACCCTCACCTGGGCTCAGGCGGGCTCCTTCTCCCTGGACATGGGCTTTGTGGTGGATCACTTGAGCGCCATGATGCTGGTGGTGGTAACCACGGTGGCCTTTCTGGTGCAGATCTACTCCGACGGCTACATGGCCCACGACCCTGGCTATGTGCGTTTCTACGCCTACCTGAGCCTGTTTGCCTCCTCGATGCTGGGCCTGGTGGTCAGCCCCAACCTGGTGCAAATCTATGTCTTCTGGGAGCTGGTGGGGATGTGCTCCTACCTGCTGATTGGCTTTTGGTACGAGCGGCAGGCAGCGGCGGAGGCAGCCCAGAAGGCGTTTGTCGTCAACCGGGTGGGGGACTTTGGGCTGTTGCTGGGCATTTTGGGCTTCTACTGGATTTCCGGCACGTTTGGGTTCGAGGAGCTGGCTTGCAATGTGGAGCAGATGGTGGCCAACGGCGCGGTGAGCAGCAGCTTGGTTGCCCTGTTTGCGGTGTTGGTGTTCTTGGGCCCGGTGGCCAAGTCGGCCCAGTTCCCGCTGCACGTGTGGCTGCCGGATGCCATGGAAGGCCCCACGCCCATTTCGGCCCTCATCCACGCAGCCACGATGGTGGCCGCCGGGGTGTTCCTGTTGGCGCGCATGTTCCCGCTGCTGGAAGGGATCCCACCAGTCATGGACCTCATCGCCTGGACAGGGGCTGGCACGGCCTTTTTGGGGGCCAGCATTGCCATCACCCAAAACGACATCAAAAAGGGCCTGGCCTACTCCACCATTTCCCAGCTGGGCTACATGGTCATGGCCATGGGATCCGGTGCCTATGGGGCAAGCTTGTTCCACCTGATGACCCACGCCTACTTCAAGGCGCTGCTCTTCTTGGGCTCTGGCTCTGTAATTCATGGCATGGAGGCGGTGGTGGGCCACGACCCGGTCTTGGCCCAGGACATGCGCCTGATGGGAGGGCTGCGCAAGTTCATGCCCGTTACGGCCTTCACGTTTTTGATCGGCACGCTGGCCATCTGTGGGATCCCGCCCTTTGCCGGCTTTTGGTCTAAAGATGAGATTTTGGCCGCGGTTTTTGAGCGCAACCCGGCCCTCTGGGGGGTGGGCTTCCTCACGGCGGGGATCACCGCCTTCTACATGTTCCGCATCTACTTCCTCACCTTTGAAGGGGAGTTTCGCGGCACCAACCTGAAGCTGCGGCAGGAGGTGGCCGTCAGCCAAGGCCGACCGGTGCCGGCTTTTGCCTACGCGTTTGCCGGGAAAGAGGCGGCCTATGGTCCCGGAGCCATGAACATTTACGAAAAGCCCCAGCCCAGCAGCCATCCCGAAGCTGGGGGAGAGGGACACGAAGGGCATGGCCACGCTGCCGAGCCGCATGAATCTCCGGCATCGATGACGATTCCGCTGGTGGCGCTGGCCGTTCCTTCCGTGCTGATCGGCTTGGTGGGCACTCCCTTTGCCAACTTCTTCGAGGCTTTCATCCATGCGCCTGGTGAGTCTGCAGCAGAAACTGGTTGGGCCCAGGTGGCCGCCGAGTGGCAAGCGGTGCTGGCCGGCCACTTCGATTGGGCAGAGTTTCTGATCATGGCGGGCAGCTCGGTGGGCATTGGGCTGATCGGCATTGCCCTGGCGGGTCTTATCTACTGGCAAAAACGTATTGATCCCAGCACCTTCCCCCAAAGTCTGCAACCCCTGTACTACTTCTCCCTCAACAAGTGGTACATTGACGACCTCTACGAGCGGGTCTTTGTGCGGGGCACCCGCTTTGTGGCGCGGGAGGCCTTGGAGGTGGACAGCCGCATTGTGGATGGGGTGGTCAACTTGACGGGCCTGGCGACCATGGTCGGCGGCGAAGTGATGAAATATCTGGAGAACGGCAAGGCGCAGTTTTACGCTTTGATCATCTTTGCGGCGGTGGTGGTGATGGTGGTGCTTTCTGGGGTTGGGGTCTAG
- a CDS encoding IS607 family transposase, whose protein sequence is MARYVKPREAADYFGVCLHTLRRWEQKGWIKAIRTPSGRARRYDLDSYIRTPKKAKRVVLYARVSSRGQKSDLERQIARLVNLYPGAEVVGEVGGGLDFKRPKFLALLERVRAGDIGTIVVAHRDRLCRFGFEFVEWYCRQYGCEILVLDDDHLSPQQELVEDILTILHCFSSRLYGLRKYRAAIEKDTDLSGASAG, encoded by the coding sequence ATGGCTAGGTATGTAAAACCGAGAGAAGCGGCGGATTATTTTGGGGTGTGTCTCCACACCTTGAGGCGATGGGAACAGAAAGGCTGGATCAAAGCAATACGTACTCCATCTGGTAGGGCAAGAAGGTATGACCTCGACAGCTACATCAGAACGCCAAAGAAAGCCAAACGAGTCGTTTTGTACGCCCGAGTCAGCAGTCGAGGGCAAAAGTCAGACTTGGAGAGACAGATTGCAAGACTGGTTAACCTCTATCCTGGAGCCGAAGTGGTCGGAGAGGTTGGCGGCGGCCTCGACTTCAAAAGACCAAAGTTCCTTGCCTTATTGGAACGAGTCCGTGCAGGAGATATCGGAACGATTGTGGTCGCTCACCGGGATCGACTCTGCCGGTTTGGATTTGAGTTCGTTGAGTGGTACTGCCGTCAATACGGGTGCGAAATCTTGGTTCTCGATGACGATCACCTTTCTCCCCAACAGGAACTGGTTGAGGATATCCTCACCATCCTGCACTGCTTCAGCAGTCGGCTCTACGGACTCAGAAAATACCGGGCTGCAATCGAGAAAGATACGGATTTATCCGGAGCCAGCGCTGGCTAA
- a CDS encoding RNA-guided endonuclease InsQ/TnpB family protein — MRISSPSCTASAVGSTDSENTGLQSRKIRIYPEPALAKVWKRWQAACRYCYNQAIAYQRQHGAPKTARKLRDIILHSDLPGWVKDAPCHIKQNAVVEAWLAFRRSKDARFRSVRDRSHTLQFNAGNFRNGTWYPKLTRGLAFRASEEMPREWVRGTELMRVKDRWYAIFPEPVNEQCSLAKGVIALDPGVRSFLTGFDGAGFVDIAKGDFGRIVRLCYHLDDLQSRLSKAPRLKRRRMRQAAFRLRERIRNLVGECHRKVAAFLTDNYRLIFLPTFESAKMVAKAGRKFGSKTARAMLTWAHYRFKQFLKFQAKKKNVVVVEVSEAYTSKTCTKCGHIHTKLGGAKVFRCPKCNHRLPRDWQGALGVMLRALRDTAFLFGLRPSSAVASASRSDNGNGQNAIASPLSSNAQQCSA; from the coding sequence TTGAGGATATCCTCACCATCCTGCACTGCTTCAGCAGTCGGCTCTACGGACTCAGAAAATACCGGGCTGCAATCGAGAAAGATACGGATTTATCCGGAGCCAGCGCTGGCTAAAGTTTGGAAGCGGTGGCAAGCGGCGTGCCGGTACTGCTACAACCAAGCGATTGCCTATCAGCGTCAGCATGGTGCCCCAAAAACGGCCAGAAAGCTGCGGGACATCATCCTGCACTCCGACCTGCCCGGGTGGGTGAAGGACGCCCCCTGCCACATCAAGCAGAACGCGGTCGTCGAGGCGTGGTTGGCGTTCCGCCGAAGCAAAGACGCGAGGTTTCGCAGTGTGCGGGACAGGTCGCATACGCTGCAATTCAACGCCGGCAACTTTCGCAATGGGACGTGGTATCCGAAACTCACCCGAGGTTTGGCGTTCCGTGCATCCGAGGAGATGCCCAGAGAGTGGGTACGTGGAACTGAGCTAATGCGGGTGAAAGACAGATGGTATGCCATCTTTCCTGAGCCCGTGAACGAGCAGTGTTCGTTAGCAAAGGGGGTGATCGCACTTGATCCTGGAGTAAGAAGCTTCCTTACAGGGTTTGATGGGGCGGGCTTTGTAGATATCGCCAAGGGAGACTTTGGCAGGATCGTTCGGCTGTGCTACCACCTAGACGATCTGCAATCTAGGCTGAGCAAAGCGCCGAGACTCAAGCGTAGGCGAATGCGGCAAGCGGCGTTTCGTCTGCGGGAGAGAATCAGGAACTTGGTGGGCGAGTGCCATCGCAAGGTAGCGGCGTTCCTGACGGATAACTACCGATTGATATTCCTCCCCACTTTCGAGTCAGCCAAGATGGTTGCCAAGGCAGGGAGGAAGTTTGGTAGCAAGACGGCAAGGGCGATGCTCACCTGGGCGCACTATCGGTTCAAGCAGTTCCTGAAGTTTCAAGCCAAGAAGAAAAACGTGGTTGTCGTGGAAGTATCGGAAGCGTACACCAGCAAAACCTGTACCAAGTGCGGGCACATCCACACCAAGTTGGGTGGCGCAAAGGTGTTTCGATGCCCAAAGTGCAACCATAGGCTACCACGAGATTGGCAAGGCGCTCTGGGTGTTATGCTCAGGGCTTTGCGGGATACCGCCTTTCTGTTTGGACTCCGTCCGAGTAGCGCGGTCGCGTCAGCGTCGCGTAGTGACAACGGAAACGGACAGAATGCTATCGCTTCACCGCTGAGCAGTAATGCTCAGCAGTGTTCAGCGTAA
- a CDS encoding response regulator transcription factor, with protein sequence MQPLHILLAEGNPHLRSLLGWHLQQARHRVWEAENIRQAKTLLQQQPVHLLILDAELSSRAGLQLCRWAHRHCDVLILLLSQQGAEADIIAWLKAGADDYLTKPLSLPLLDAHIQALTRRLRRSLPPTFLQYGDLKIDLVQRRVTLAGQGIDLTPQEFSLLMVLIQADGDPLSRQELLERAWPDSTANPRTIDTHILSLRKKLERDPHQPRLIHTVRQVGYSFGIEPPPPLQQPSRAAGATAPGSGPQQRRRRAASSVG encoded by the coding sequence ATGCAACCTTTGCACATCTTGCTGGCAGAAGGCAACCCTCATCTGCGCAGCTTGCTGGGTTGGCATCTGCAACAGGCACGGCACCGGGTTTGGGAAGCGGAGAACATTCGCCAAGCCAAAACCCTGCTGCAACAGCAGCCTGTCCACCTCTTAATTTTGGATGCGGAGCTGTCCAGCCGTGCCGGACTCCAACTATGCCGGTGGGCGCATCGCCATTGCGATGTGTTGATCTTGCTCCTCTCCCAACAGGGAGCGGAAGCCGACATCATCGCTTGGCTGAAGGCAGGCGCAGACGACTACCTCACCAAGCCCCTTAGTCTGCCCCTTCTGGATGCTCACATTCAGGCCCTGACCCGTCGGCTGCGGCGCAGCCTTCCCCCCACCTTCCTGCAGTATGGGGATCTGAAAATCGACCTGGTGCAGCGGCGCGTCACCCTGGCCGGCCAAGGCATCGACCTCACCCCGCAGGAGTTTAGCTTGCTGATGGTGCTGATCCAGGCCGATGGGGATCCTCTCTCGCGGCAGGAGCTGCTGGAGCGGGCTTGGCCCGATTCCACCGCCAACCCCCGCACCATCGATACCCACATCCTCTCCCTGCGCAAGAAACTGGAGCGCGATCCGCACCAACCCCGCCTCATTCACACTGTGCGCCAGGTGGGCTACAGCTTCGGCATAGAGCCGCCTCCTCCCTTGCAGCAGCCGAGTCGAGCTGCTGGCGCAACTGCCCCAGGATCTGGGCCTCAACAGCGGCGCCGTAGAGCTGCTTCAAGTGTCGGGTGA
- the fni gene encoding type 2 isopentenyl-diphosphate Delta-isomerase, which yields MADSPSPISERKQDHLDIVLRQDVNARGIRTGFERFFFEHVALPELLLPEIDLSCQFLGKRLQAPLLISSMTGGTDTARELNLYLAAAAQELGIAMGVGSQRAALEHPELAQTYQVRPVAPDILLLANLGAVQLNYGYGLEQARRAVEMIEADALILHLNPLQEAVQPQGDPDWRNLYRRIEQLVNQLPVPVLVKEVGNGLSAQVARRLAECGVAALDVAGAGGTSWSEVEAHRQTDPLQKRIAHSFRDWGIPTALALLEIRRFLPNLPLVASGGIRTGIDAAKAIRLGADVVGMAAPALHAVSRGRAQAVVDSFRAVIEELRIAAFCTGSANLAQLRQAALRWQDTWDPLPPIMERG from the coding sequence ATGGCCGATTCTCCATCCCCTATCTCCGAACGTAAGCAGGATCACCTGGACATTGTTTTGCGGCAGGACGTAAACGCCAGAGGGATCCGCACCGGATTTGAGCGGTTTTTCTTCGAGCACGTGGCGCTGCCGGAGCTGCTGCTGCCCGAGATCGATCTCAGTTGCCAGTTTCTGGGAAAACGCCTGCAGGCCCCTCTGCTGATTAGCAGCATGACCGGGGGGACAGACACTGCCCGGGAGCTAAACCTGTACCTGGCGGCTGCCGCTCAAGAGCTGGGCATTGCCATGGGGGTGGGATCCCAGCGGGCAGCTTTAGAACACCCGGAGCTGGCCCAGACTTACCAGGTGCGCCCAGTGGCTCCGGATATTCTGCTTTTGGCCAACCTGGGCGCTGTGCAGCTCAACTACGGCTATGGCCTGGAGCAGGCGCGACGGGCAGTGGAGATGATCGAGGCAGATGCGCTGATTTTGCACCTCAACCCGCTGCAGGAGGCGGTTCAGCCCCAGGGGGATCCCGACTGGCGCAACCTCTATCGCCGCATCGAGCAGTTGGTGAACCAGTTGCCGGTGCCGGTGCTGGTCAAGGAAGTGGGCAATGGCCTCAGCGCCCAAGTAGCCCGGCGGCTGGCCGAGTGTGGCGTGGCCGCCCTAGATGTGGCTGGGGCAGGGGGGACGAGCTGGAGCGAGGTGGAAGCCCATCGCCAGACCGATCCCCTCCAGAAACGCATTGCCCACAGCTTCCGGGACTGGGGGATCCCAACCGCCTTGGCCCTGCTGGAAATCCGCCGCTTCCTGCCCAACCTGCCCCTGGTGGCCAGCGGCGGCATCCGCACCGGCATCGATGCAGCCAAAGCCATCCGCTTAGGGGCCGATGTGGTCGGCATGGCCGCTCCCGCTCTCCACGCCGTCTCCCGAGGGCGGGCCCAGGCGGTGGTGGACAGCTTCCGAGCCGTGATCGAGGAGCTGAGGATCGCCGCTTTTTGCACCGGATCGGCCAACTTGGCGCAGCTACGGCAAGCGGCTTTGCGCTGGCAAGATACCTGGGATCCGCTGCCTCCTATCATGGAAAGGGGTTGA